In a single window of the Ornithorhynchus anatinus isolate Pmale09 unplaced genomic scaffold, mOrnAna1.pri.v4 scaffold_224_arrow_ctg1, whole genome shotgun sequence genome:
- the ORNANAV1R3279 gene encoding vomeronasal 1 receptor ornAnaV1R3279 has protein sequence MDASEISYGILILIEIIIGMWRNVILLLVYAHVVFTNHKMNPSDLILAQLALANTIILLTLGIPETMSAWGLRNFLDAVGCKILFYLFRVGQGLAICTTCLLSIFQAITIIPGTSRWVRVKARTLPSCLFPWVLSLLIDVSALLYMEEHRNITNIEMTFIFIYCFSTSPNSHHSGQHRCPLLWDLFFMRLMSAASSYMVLLLYRYHWQVQHLHGPGCYPRVMPEVRAAKCVVSLVTFYVLLFGQATVTLSILINMRKKSPQLVNSFKVLSFTFSVISPFLSILNNQRMRMFGRRTSLISNFDSSTALKEVA, from the coding sequence ATGGATGCCAGCGAGATATCCTATGGGATCCTTATTCTAATAGAGATCATTATTGGCATGTGGAGGAATGTCATCCTCCTCCTGGTTTATGCTCACGTGGTCTTCACCAACCACAAGATGAACCCGTCAGACTTGATCCTCGCCCAGCTGGCTTtggccaacaccatcatccttctcacTCTTGGCATCCCAGAGACCATGTCAGCTTGGGGGCTGAGGAACTTCTTGGATGCTGTTGGTTGTAAAATCCTCTTCTATCTCTTTCGAGTGGGCCAGGGCCTTGCCAtctgcaccacttgcctcctgagcatctttcAAGCCATCACCATCATCCCTGGCACCTCCCGGTGGGTAAGAGTCAAAGCCAGgactctcccttcctgcctcttcccttggGTCCTCAGTCTGTTGATAGATGTGTCTGCACTGCTGTACATGGAGGAACACCGCAACATCACCAATATTGAAATGACATTCATTTTCAtatactgcttctccactagtCCAAATAGTCACCACTCTGGTCAACACCGTTGTCCTCTCCTGTGGGACCTGTTCTTTATGAGGCTCATGAGCGCAGCCAGCAGCTACATGGTGCTTCTTCTGTACAGATACCACTGGCAGGTCCAGCACCTCCACGGGCCTGGTTGCTACCCCAGGGTGATGCCTGAGGTCCGGGCAGCCAAGTGTGTGGTTTCCCTAGTCACCTTCTATGTCCTCCTCTTTGGGCAAGCAACAGTCACTCTAAGCATTTTAATCAACATGAGGAAAAAATCCCCTCAACTGGTAAATTCTTTCAAGGTGTTGTCCTTTACCTTCTCGGTCATCAGTCCATTTCTCAGCATTCTCAACAACCAGAGGATGAGAATGTTTgggagaagaacatctcttaTTTCCAACTTTGATTCCTCAACAGCTCTTAAAGAAGTTGCATGA